The Arcobacter arenosus region ATTTATTGATAAATGCTACGGATATTTTAATTGAAAAGAAAATTCAAAATCCAAAAATAAAGATTAAAATTGAAAAAAGAGAAGATACCTCAATAATAATTGTTAGCGATAATGCAGGAGGGATAAAAGAAAAAAACTTTGAAATGATTTTTGACCCATATTTTTCAACTAAAGAATCATCAAAAGGTACAGGCTTAGGATTGTATATTTCAAAGCTTATTATTGAAAAAAATATGGGTGGAGAACTAAGTGTTAGAAACGACCAAGAGGGTGCAGTTTTTAAAATAGCTTTAATAGGATAAAAAATAAGAATGGACGAAATATTATTAGAAAATTTAAAAAACATACCAATTTTGTGTGTTGAAGATGAAGATGGAATTAGAAAAACTATTGTAGATACTTTAAAATATTACTTTGATGAAGTTTATGAAGCAAGTGATGGAAATGAAGCTTATGAAATATATTCAGAATATAAACCAAAAATCATTTTAAGTGATATACAAATGAAAAACTGTGATGGAATAGAATTTGTTAAAAGAATTAGAGAAAATGATATGTCAACAACAATCATTATGCTAACAGCTTATTCAAATGAAGAGTATCTCATGGATTTAATAAATTTAAATATCAACCACTTTATTTTGAAACCTCTAAATCTAAAAAAACTAAATACAGCTCTTCTGAAATATTTAAAAAAGTCCCATAAACCTATTGTCCTATGCGAGAATTTAGCTTT contains the following coding sequences:
- a CDS encoding response regulator transcription factor, producing the protein MDEILLENLKNIPILCVEDEDGIRKTIVDTLKYYFDEVYEASDGNEAYEIYSEYKPKIILSDIQMKNCDGIEFVKRIRENDMSTTIIMLTAYSNEEYLMDLINLNINHFILKPLNLKKLNTALLKYLKKSHKPIVLCENLALDLNKRELLYKDEEPIILRKREKEFLELLYQRNGSILSYTDIEEELWTDKEMTTHALKSFIKELRAKLPINIIKNIPQEGYALNI